In Flavobacteriales bacterium, a single window of DNA contains:
- a CDS encoding addiction module protein: MARYTLTIPESKTEQVLAYLKSLRGVKVEEAVDQQEDDIVIHDWQKKILDERLKEIQENPDCLVDWKIVQKKIERKYGF; this comes from the coding sequence ATGGCCAGATATACCCTTACCATACCCGAATCCAAAACCGAACAGGTATTAGCATACCTGAAAAGTCTTCGTGGAGTAAAAGTGGAAGAAGCTGTCGATCAGCAAGAGGATGATATTGTTATCCACGACTGGCAGAAGAAAATTTTGGATGAAAGACTCAAGGAAATTCAGGAAAACCCAGACTGTCTTGTCGACTGGAAAATAGTTCAAAAGAAGATTGAACGTAAGTATGGGTTTTAA